A window from Spiroplasma endosymbiont of Aspidapion aeneum encodes these proteins:
- the parE gene encoding DNA topoisomerase IV subunit B has protein sequence MATNKNNNHGYTEDSIQVLEGLDAVRKRPGMYIGSTDSRGLHHLVWEIVDNSIDEVLAGYCTEISVIIEKNGSVTVKDNGRGIPIGKYKNTEQSTPEIIFSVLHAGGKFGGDGYKSAGGLHGVGSSVVNALSSKFNVLIHRDGKISEIKFAKGGKLIEPLKEVGKSEKTGTIVNFLPDGEMFSTTEFSYSTIYERLNESALLNSGLKINLTDKRTDKKVEFLYEKGLEEFVKSLKGSSKLLFPTIIMKGKENYIEAEIAVAYTNGFSESVVGFANNVKTVDGGTHISGFRTGILKALNEYARNSGIFKEKDSNLESSDVKEGLIAIISVKVPENLIQYEGQTKGKLGTAQARSACEKIAFSSFSFWLQENAQYSSELIEKALLARRARDDARKARQAVRDQKTKLTNKNMLGKLTQAQGKDKAKNELFLVEGDSAGGSAKSGRDRKFQAILPLRGKVINAEKNKLAELLKNEEITTIINAIGAGIGPEFDVEDSNYGKIVIMTDADTDGAHIQTLLLTFFFRYMKDLITEGRMFIALPPLFKIQKTSGDKEIKYLWTEDELKDFMKTNKNKVEIQRYKGLGEMNAIQLWETTMDPDKRKLIQVTADDIIKSDASIQILMGDDAEKRKNWIEENVKFTLEDNLIFVDKNKDKIKDKENNPDIG, from the coding sequence ATGGCTACAAATAAAAATAATAATCACGGTTACACAGAAGATAGTATTCAGGTTTTAGAAGGATTAGATGCAGTTAGAAAACGTCCTGGAATGTATATTGGTTCAACAGACTCTAGAGGTCTACACCATTTGGTTTGAGAAATAGTTGATAATTCAATTGATGAGGTTCTTGCTGGATATTGTACTGAAATAAGTGTAATTATTGAAAAAAATGGAAGTGTAACTGTTAAGGATAATGGGAGAGGAATCCCAATTGGAAAATATAAAAATACAGAACAATCAACTCCTGAAATAATTTTCTCTGTTCTTCATGCTGGTGGTAAATTTGGTGGCGATGGTTATAAATCTGCTGGAGGATTACACGGAGTTGGGTCAAGTGTTGTTAACGCACTAAGTTCAAAATTTAATGTTTTAATTCACCGTGATGGTAAAATATCTGAAATAAAATTTGCTAAGGGTGGTAAACTAATTGAACCATTAAAAGAAGTTGGAAAAAGTGAAAAAACTGGAACAATTGTTAATTTTTTACCAGATGGTGAAATGTTTTCAACAACAGAATTTTCTTATTCAACAATTTATGAAAGATTAAATGAGTCTGCATTATTAAATTCTGGATTAAAAATAAATTTAACAGATAAAAGAACAGATAAAAAAGTAGAATTTTTATATGAAAAAGGTTTAGAAGAATTTGTTAAATCCTTAAAAGGATCTTCAAAATTATTATTTCCAACAATAATTATGAAGGGTAAAGAAAACTATATTGAAGCAGAAATTGCTGTTGCTTATACAAATGGCTTTTCTGAATCTGTTGTTGGTTTTGCAAATAATGTTAAAACTGTTGATGGGGGAACTCACATTTCTGGTTTTAGAACCGGGATTTTAAAAGCTCTAAATGAATATGCTAGAAATAGTGGTATCTTTAAAGAAAAAGATTCTAATTTAGAATCTAGCGATGTAAAAGAAGGGTTAATTGCTATTATTAGTGTTAAGGTTCCAGAAAACCTTATTCAATATGAAGGACAAACCAAAGGAAAACTTGGTACAGCACAAGCAAGATCTGCTTGTGAAAAAATTGCCTTTAGTAGTTTTTCATTTTGATTACAAGAAAATGCTCAATATTCTAGTGAATTAATTGAAAAAGCATTATTAGCTAGAAGAGCAAGGGATGATGCTCGAAAAGCTCGTCAAGCTGTCAGAGATCAAAAAACAAAACTAACCAATAAAAATATGCTTGGTAAATTAACTCAAGCACAAGGAAAAGATAAGGCAAAAAATGAATTATTTTTAGTTGAGGGAGATTCAGCTGGTGGAAGTGCTAAATCTGGAAGGGATAGAAAATTCCAGGCAATTCTCCCTCTTCGTGGTAAAGTTATTAATGCTGAAAAAAATAAATTAGCAGAATTATTAAAGAATGAAGAAATTACAACAATTATTAATGCAATTGGAGCTGGGATAGGTCCCGAATTTGATGTAGAAGATTCAAATTATGGAAAAATTGTTATTATGACAGATGCAGATACTGATGGTGCTCATATTCAAACACTTCTATTAACATTTTTCTTTAGATATATGAAAGACCTAATCACTGAGGGTAGAATGTTTATTGCTTTACCTCCACTCTTTAAAATTCAAAAAACAAGCGGTGATAAAGAAATTAAATATCTTTGAACCGAAGATGAATTAAAAGATTTTATGAAAACAAATAAAAACAAAGTTGAAATTCAGCGTTACAAAGGTCTTGGAGAAATGAATGCAATTCAGTTATGAGAAACAACAATGGACCCAGATAAAAGAAAACTTATCCAGGTAACAGCAGATGATATTATTAAAAGTGATGCATCAATCCAAATATTAATGGGCGATGATGCTGAAAAAAGAAAAAATTGAATTGAAGAAAATGTTAAATTTACTTTAGAAGATAACTTAATATTTGTAGATAAAAATAAAGATAAAATTAAAGATAAGGAAAATAATCCTGATATAGGATAA
- the tyrS gene encoding tyrosine--tRNA ligase: protein MKRNIFEEFEIRGIVKDCSNKDKLQQAVLDKSYIYIGFDPTADSMHIGHLVQILLLKRFKSFGLKPLIVLGGGTGRIGDPSFKKDERPLLNNNQIEKNVNGMKKQFERFLPDIKIVNNGDWLNDFLMTDFLRDVGKRFTLAPLIKKDAIASRIDKGLSITEFFYTMLQAYDFYQLYTKYDCRIQCGGSDQWGNIMSGLDLISSYVGNDNSKAVGLTTNLITKKNGQKFGKTESGAIWLDRDKTSDYEFYQFFLNQDDIDTANQLRWLSFLEYEEIKNLDKKANDVPHEKLMQKQLADEITTFVRGDEGLKNAQQVSEALFKNDINKLNELQIKNLSGITIIEIESKLDIITFLTKSGICSSNRESRLMIKDKSILINGKQVDNENIIINNKIALFDKYLIIKKGKRNFYKIILN, encoded by the coding sequence ATGAAAAGAAATATATTTGAAGAGTTTGAGATCCGTGGGATTGTCAAGGATTGTAGCAATAAAGATAAATTGCAACAAGCAGTTTTAGATAAATCATATATTTATATTGGTTTTGACCCAACAGCAGATTCAATGCATATTGGTCACCTAGTACAAATATTACTATTAAAAAGATTTAAGAGTTTTGGTCTTAAACCATTAATTGTATTGGGCGGAGGTACTGGAAGAATTGGAGATCCTAGTTTTAAAAAGGATGAAAGACCCCTACTTAATAATAATCAAATTGAAAAAAATGTTAATGGAATGAAAAAACAATTTGAAAGATTTTTACCTGATATTAAAATTGTCAATAATGGCGATTGATTAAACGATTTTTTAATGACAGATTTTTTAAGAGATGTTGGTAAAAGATTTACGTTAGCACCTTTAATAAAAAAAGATGCAATTGCATCAAGAATTGATAAAGGTCTAAGTATTACAGAATTCTTTTATACAATGTTACAAGCATACGATTTTTATCAATTATATACTAAATATGATTGTCGAATTCAATGTGGTGGTAGTGATCAATGAGGAAATATAATGTCTGGACTAGATCTTATAAGTTCTTATGTTGGAAATGATAATTCCAAAGCTGTGGGATTGACAACGAATTTAATTACTAAAAAAAATGGACAAAAATTTGGAAAAACAGAATCTGGTGCTATATGGCTTGATAGAGATAAAACAAGTGATTATGAATTTTATCAATTCTTTTTAAATCAAGATGATATTGATACTGCCAATCAATTAAGATGATTATCTTTTTTAGAATATGAAGAAATTAAAAATCTCGATAAAAAAGCCAATGATGTTCCACATGAAAAATTAATGCAAAAGCAATTAGCAGATGAAATTACAACTTTTGTTAGAGGCGATGAAGGATTAAAAAATGCCCAGCAAGTTAGTGAAGCATTATTTAAAAATGATATTAATAAATTAAATGAATTACAAATAAAGAATTTATCGGGAATAACAATAATTGAAATTGAATCTAAATTAGATATAATAACCTTTTTAACAAAAAGTGGAATTTGTTCTTCAAATCGTGAATCAAGATTAATGATAAAAGATAAATCAATATTAATAAATGGAAAACAAGTTGATAATGAAAATATTATCATTAACAATAAAATAGCATTGTTTGATAAGTATTTAATTATTAAAAAAGGAAAAAGAAATTTTTATAAGATAATTTTAAATTAG
- a CDS encoding MATE family efflux transporter, which produces MLQQDSIENIRNYKIIRFSNPIWKVKNIKEILSMAIPIFIQLLFNVLIAQINLIIINWYDNKSYADQVSRATLAYVTFQFIPAFVAVGTIIVSGKLIGQGKKCELSKVVISGIMVNVFITLILVSLLDIFAKQMCAFVSPSDRVSQEDEKWIISFYRILNIQLLFSAILQVLAAPLQALKKSKHVSIGAIISNFVDITFVLLVLFVFHWSPLWVAGSVSLAVLFQIVYLTILNKKFINFKINKGKQINFYYAKEMLITGAPITCEMMLYFITTFVLSSCVARIDIGTAYGKDTAITIYRNLNSIVQYLGAFTSALGTTSSVFVARKIGEGDAQGAYDSAINCWKIGNYILFSLAVVLVCASWLVLKIFNTSDELINSYGYLFVFITCIRQLFDVANMTILRSLWAVGDLFTPIFISFITMGLAYVCAPLIIIFALHMDGIWALIIIQLIMILDPLSRTIIYLTRWVKLSWQKHIKSIDTKLSIPDSIGQEQELEIEKLKGKSKDDK; this is translated from the coding sequence ATGTTACAACAAGATTCAATTGAAAATATAAGAAACTATAAAATAATAAGGTTTTCAAATCCAATCTGAAAAGTTAAGAATATTAAAGAAATTCTTTCAATGGCAATTCCTATTTTTATTCAACTTCTTTTTAATGTTTTAATAGCCCAAATAAATTTAATAATTATTAACTGGTATGATAATAAATCATATGCTGATCAAGTATCGAGAGCAACACTTGCATATGTTACATTTCAATTTATTCCAGCTTTTGTTGCTGTTGGAACAATAATAGTTTCGGGTAAACTTATTGGCCAGGGAAAAAAATGTGAATTATCTAAAGTTGTAATTTCTGGAATTATGGTTAATGTATTTATAACATTAATTCTTGTTAGTCTATTGGATATTTTTGCCAAACAAATGTGTGCATTTGTTTCTCCGAGCGATAGGGTATCTCAAGAGGATGAAAAATGAATTATTTCTTTTTATCGAATCTTAAACATCCAATTATTATTTTCTGCTATTCTCCAGGTTTTAGCAGCGCCATTACAAGCATTAAAAAAATCAAAACATGTTTCAATTGGGGCAATTATTTCAAATTTTGTTGATATTACTTTTGTACTTCTAGTTTTATTTGTTTTTCATTGGTCACCCTTATGGGTTGCTGGTAGTGTCTCTCTTGCTGTTTTATTTCAAATCGTTTATTTAACAATTCTAAATAAAAAGTTTATAAATTTTAAAATTAATAAAGGAAAACAAATAAACTTTTATTATGCAAAAGAAATGTTAATTACTGGTGCTCCAATTACTTGTGAAATGATGTTATATTTTATCACAACTTTTGTTCTTTCTAGTTGTGTTGCTAGAATTGATATAGGAACGGCTTATGGTAAGGATACTGCAATAACAATTTATCGAAATTTAAATTCAATTGTTCAATATCTAGGAGCATTTACATCTGCCCTGGGAACAACATCTAGTGTTTTTGTTGCTAGAAAAATTGGTGAAGGGGATGCTCAAGGAGCATATGACTCTGCAATTAACTGTTGAAAAATTGGAAATTATATTCTTTTTTCACTAGCAGTTGTACTTGTTTGTGCTAGTTGATTGGTTTTAAAAATATTTAACACAAGTGATGAATTAATAAATTCATATGGTTATTTATTTGTTTTTATTACTTGTATAAGGCAATTATTTGATGTTGCAAATATGACAATTCTTCGTTCATTATGAGCAGTTGGGGATTTATTTACACCAATCTTTATTTCATTTATTACGATGGGACTTGCATATGTTTGTGCTCCACTTATTATTATTTTCGCTTTACATATGGATGGTATTTGAGCACTTATAATTATTCAATTAATTATGATCCTTGACCCATTATCAAGAACAATAATTTATTTGACACGATGAGTTAAATTGTCCTGACAAAAACATATTAAATCTATAGATACAAAATTATCGATTCCAGATAGTATTGGTCAAGAACAAGAATTGGAAATTGAAAAATTAAAAGGTAAAAGTAAAGATGATAAATAG
- the parC gene encoding DNA topoisomerase IV subunit A gives MAKNILDNEQILVQPFEDVIGERFGRYAKYIIQERALPDVRDGLKPVQRRVLYAMNEINLTHDKPYKKSARIVGDVIGKYHPHGDTSVYEALVRMSQSWKLNMPLVDMHGNNGSIDGDSAAAMRYTESRLSKISSLLLDDLEKNTVKFAPNFDDSESEPIVLPSYFPNILVNGSTGIAAGYATNMPPHNLREIIDALILIIKKDDVKDSEIFKIVKGPDFPTGSIAMGREGIESAFRTGKGRVIVQSKVHHEDGMLVIDEIPYEVVKQDLVRKIGDVVEANPSLRIKEVRDETDRTGMRIVIELENNEDYDTVRKFLFKNTSLQISYNYNNVVIVDKRPQLLGIVPILRAYLNHYIDVLLKRTKYDLEKAKKRLEIIAGLVKAISIIDQVISTIRKSANRSEAIQNLIKSFEFTEVQATAIVDLRLYRLTSTDIVKLQEEKANLELLVNKLNAILNDKNEMNKEIIADLSTVRDEFGIDRRTVIVDEVESIDIEIEKTIEKKDLHLWISHDGYLKAIDIDTFEKSNMKDFKRKPGDTYIAKFKANTVDTVLLVSNLGKYYVIPVYKIEESKWKTIGIHLNKIVQMSGAENIISAFLVKDFDNAKQEIMLATKQGMIKRTKIENLKVKLTSKSYKLMNIKQGDEVVSATLISSKTKYAIMLTRSGYAVKYNIDEIPSVSSSAKGVKSTSSKNEEIISGIGYDDGNLILVTDKGYCKKVGVDLIPTLSRPKKGIRLYPKNNKIEEYCVNLLNVDPNNKEIVLFDDNGEMSSVNIDNLPDSKLEARNVKLEGASGRYVEDIKQYIVESNDIPIPSKSTDLPTK, from the coding sequence ATGGCTAAAAATATATTAGATAACGAACAAATTCTTGTTCAACCATTTGAAGATGTTATTGGTGAACGTTTTGGTCGTTATGCAAAATACATTATTCAAGAAAGAGCGTTACCAGATGTTCGTGATGGTTTAAAACCTGTTCAGCGTCGTGTTCTTTATGCTATGAACGAAATTAACTTAACTCATGACAAACCATACAAAAAATCTGCACGTATTGTTGGGGATGTTATTGGTAAGTATCACCCCCATGGTGATACTTCTGTTTATGAAGCATTAGTTAGAATGAGTCAAAGTTGAAAACTAAATATGCCACTTGTAGATATGCATGGAAATAACGGTTCTATAGATGGTGATTCTGCTGCTGCGATGCGTTATACTGAATCTCGTTTGAGCAAAATATCTAGCTTATTATTAGATGATCTTGAAAAAAATACAGTAAAATTTGCCCCTAACTTTGATGATTCTGAATCAGAGCCAATTGTTTTACCATCATATTTCCCAAACATCTTAGTTAATGGTTCAACTGGGATTGCTGCTGGTTATGCAACAAATATGCCACCTCACAATTTAAGAGAAATAATCGATGCTTTAATATTAATTATAAAAAAAGATGACGTCAAAGATTCTGAAATCTTTAAAATTGTTAAGGGACCAGATTTCCCAACCGGTTCAATAGCTATGGGTCGTGAAGGAATTGAATCTGCATTTCGCACCGGTAAAGGAAGAGTCATTGTTCAATCAAAAGTTCATCACGAAGATGGAATGTTAGTAATTGATGAAATTCCTTATGAAGTTGTTAAGCAAGACTTGGTAAGAAAAATTGGTGATGTTGTTGAAGCGAATCCTAGCTTGCGAATAAAAGAAGTTAGAGATGAAACAGATAGAACAGGAATGAGAATTGTTATTGAATTGGAAAATAATGAAGATTATGATACTGTAAGAAAATTCTTATTTAAAAATACATCGCTACAAATATCTTACAATTACAACAATGTTGTAATCGTTGATAAAAGACCACAACTATTGGGAATTGTCCCAATTTTAAGAGCTTACTTAAATCACTATATTGATGTTTTATTAAAAAGAACAAAATATGATTTGGAAAAAGCAAAAAAAAGATTAGAAATTATTGCTGGTCTTGTTAAAGCAATATCAATCATTGACCAAGTTATTAGTACAATTAGAAAGTCTGCAAATAGAAGCGAAGCAATCCAAAATTTAATTAAGAGTTTTGAATTTACAGAAGTGCAAGCAACAGCTATTGTTGACTTAAGATTATATAGATTAACATCAACAGATATTGTCAAATTGCAAGAAGAAAAAGCAAACTTAGAATTGTTAGTAAATAAGTTAAATGCAATATTAAATGACAAAAATGAAATGAATAAAGAAATTATTGCCGATTTATCTACTGTTAGAGATGAATTTGGAATTGATAGAAGAACAGTAATAGTTGATGAAGTTGAATCTATTGATATTGAAATTGAAAAAACAATTGAGAAAAAAGATTTACACCTTTGAATTTCTCATGATGGTTATTTAAAAGCCATTGATATTGATACTTTCGAAAAATCAAATATGAAAGACTTTAAACGTAAACCCGGTGACACATACATTGCAAAATTTAAAGCAAATACAGTTGATACAGTTTTACTAGTTTCAAATCTTGGAAAATATTATGTTATCCCAGTTTATAAAATTGAAGAATCGAAATGAAAAACAATTGGAATTCATTTGAATAAAATTGTTCAAATGTCTGGAGCTGAAAATATAATCTCTGCATTTTTAGTAAAAGATTTTGATAATGCAAAACAAGAAATTATGTTAGCAACAAAACAAGGGATGATTAAACGTACCAAAATTGAAAATCTTAAAGTAAAATTAACATCAAAATCATATAAATTAATGAATATAAAACAAGGTGATGAGGTTGTTTCAGCAACATTGATTTCATCAAAAACAAAATATGCAATCATGCTGACAAGATCTGGTTATGCTGTAAAATATAATATTGATGAAATTCCATCAGTTTCAAGTTCTGCTAAGGGTGTAAAATCTACATCTTCAAAAAATGAAGAAATTATTTCAGGAATTGGCTATGATGATGGGAATTTAATCCTTGTTACAGATAAAGGTTATTGTAAAAAAGTTGGTGTTGATTTAATTCCAACTCTATCTAGACCTAAAAAGGGAATTAGGTTATATCCAAAAAACAATAAAATAGAAGAATATTGTGTTAATCTATTAAATGTTGATCCAAATAATAAAGAAATTGTCTTGTTTGATGACAACGGAGAAATGAGTAGTGTTAATATTGATAATCTCCCAGATTCAAAATTAGAAGCTAGAAATGTTAAACTTGAGGGTGCTAGCGGAAGATATGTTGAAGATATTAAACAATATATTGTTGAATCTAATGATATACCAATTCCTTCAAAATCTACTGATTTACCCACCAAGTAA
- a CDS encoding lipoprotein, with product MKKLLSIFGSLALSSTIPNSIIVSKNI from the coding sequence ATGAAAAAACTTTTATCAATTTTTGGTTCGCTTGCACTATCAAGCACAATACCAAATTCAATTATAGTCTCTAAAAATATTTAA
- the lpdA gene encoding dihydrolipoyl dehydrogenase translates to MKIADEFDVIVVGAGIGGYICSIKCAQLGLKTLNIEKEYYGGVCLNVGCIPTKSLLRTTKAYEDIISKSKILGIDIPNTKDIKINYKQAVKRKNDIVSKLTNGVKFLLDKNKVKKEFGVAVALDKNTIQVNGKNYRTKNLVIATGSVPNTLPLPGFDDARKKGVMIDSTKILSITSVPKSLTVIGGGVIGVEFGCLFASLGTKVTIVEAAPTILGLLDKEVKDLIKKEMIEKYKIKIFEGVKIDKFAGNKLFFTEGGKSQSVLGEYCLESVGRRISLEGFEKIGINLDQRKSVIINDYCKTNVEGVYAIGDVSGRAMLAHVAQHAAIVCANSIARSMQKTEAEDIVMDWDRIPSCIYTHPEIASIGKTEQELKRDKIEYQVAKFPFAAIGKAMADDDTTGFVKIMCDPKYKTILGAHIIGNRATDMISEITSLIECEGTISELARSIHPHPTMSEAIGEVAEILEYGKAINI, encoded by the coding sequence GTGAAAATCGCAGATGAATTTGATGTTATTGTTGTTGGTGCTGGTATAGGTGGGTATATTTGTTCTATAAAATGTGCTCAACTAGGTTTAAAAACCCTTAATATTGAAAAAGAATATTATGGAGGTGTATGTTTAAATGTTGGATGTATACCAACAAAATCATTACTAAGAACAACAAAAGCTTATGAGGATATAATTTCTAAATCTAAAATTCTTGGTATAGATATACCAAATACCAAAGATATTAAAATTAATTATAAACAAGCAGTTAAACGAAAAAATGATATTGTTAGTAAATTAACAAATGGTGTTAAATTTCTTTTAGATAAAAACAAAGTAAAAAAAGAATTTGGTGTGGCTGTTGCATTAGATAAAAATACTATCCAAGTCAATGGTAAAAATTATCGAACAAAAAATCTTGTCATTGCTACTGGGTCTGTTCCAAATACACTACCTCTTCCTGGTTTTGATGATGCTAGAAAAAAAGGGGTTATGATTGATTCAACAAAAATATTGTCAATTACATCAGTTCCTAAAAGCTTAACAGTTATTGGTGGGGGAGTTATTGGTGTAGAATTTGGTTGTCTATTTGCAAGCTTGGGAACAAAGGTTACAATTGTAGAAGCAGCACCAACTATCTTAGGTCTTTTAGATAAAGAAGTGAAAGACCTGATCAAAAAAGAAATGATTGAAAAATATAAAATTAAAATATTTGAAGGTGTTAAAATTGATAAATTTGCTGGAAATAAACTATTCTTTACAGAGGGCGGAAAAAGTCAATCTGTTCTTGGTGAATATTGCCTTGAATCTGTTGGAAGAAGAATATCATTAGAAGGATTTGAAAAAATTGGGATTAATCTTGATCAAAGAAAATCTGTAATAATTAATGATTATTGTAAAACTAACGTTGAAGGAGTTTATGCAATAGGAGATGTGTCTGGTAGAGCAATGTTGGCCCATGTTGCCCAACATGCTGCGATAGTTTGCGCAAATAGCATTGCAAGATCTATGCAAAAAACAGAAGCAGAAGATATTGTAATGGATTGAGATAGAATACCATCATGTATTTATACTCATCCAGAAATAGCTTCAATTGGAAAAACTGAACAAGAATTAAAAAGAGATAAAATTGAATACCAAGTTGCAAAATTTCCATTTGCAGCAATTGGTAAGGCAATGGCAGATGATGATACAACTGGGTTCGTAAAAATAATGTGTGATCCAAAATACAAAACAATATTAGGCGCACATATTATTGGAAATAGAGCGACAGATATGATTTCTGAAATAACATCTCTAATTGAATGTGAAGGAACAATTTCAGAACTAGCAAGAAGTATTCATCCTCACCCAACAATGAGTGAAGCAATTGGAGAAGTTGCTGAAATATTAGAATATGGAAAAGCTATTAATATTTAA